AATTAAGTCTGAATCATGCCCATTACATTCCGCATAGGTTTTCAGTTAAGACGAGAACCTGCTTTAGGTATGGAAAGGTTTCTGACTTTACCAAAAACCATCGTGAAATGAAATTCTGAGTGATTAGCGAAGAATTTGTCTTTGCTTTACATTGTGGAACGATGCCCAGGAGCAAACAGTTAAAAGTATGAAAGCGGCTATACTTGAAAGTCTTGACAATTTAAGCGTGAGAGAAGTACCCGAACCCGAAATTGACGATGATGCCGCTTTAATGCGTGTGGAAGCCGTCAGTATCTGCGGCTCTGATGTCCGCATTCTCCATCACGGTAACCCCAGAGTTGAACCCCCTACTATTATCGGACACGAAAATTCGGGGGTTGTCGTTAAAACAGGCAAAAACGTAACGCGCGTCAAGGAAGGGGACCGTGTGTCAATCGGTGCTGATGTGCCGTGTGGGCAGTGTCGTTGGTGCCGGGATGGACTCGGAAACAACTGCCATATCAACTACGCCATTGGTTACCAAATCCCAGGTGCTTTCGCGCAATATATGAAACTCCCCCGCCTCGTTTTAGAGGAAGGCCCCGTTACACCCTTCGATGCCTCACTCAGTTTTGATGAGGCTGCGCTTGCTGAACCCCTCGCCTGTGCCATCAACGGGCTTGAACTCATCAATATGTCACTCGGAAAAACCGTGGTGATTATCGGTCTCGGACCCATCGGATGTATGATGATTGACCTCGCACGCGTTATGGGTGCCACGAAAGTCATCGGTGTACAACGGAGCAAGCTCCGTATGGAGATCGCAAAGTTTTACGAGGCGGATGCTTACATCGCTTCTGAAGAAGAAGATGTCATTGAGAGATGCAAAGAGGAAACAGACGGTGAGGGACCCGATATCGTCGTTACGACTTGTGGTTCTGTTGAAGCGCACGAACAAGCCGTTGAAATGGTCGCCCACCGCGGGTATGTCAATCTATTCGGGGGCCTACCAAAAACCATGCGACCGATGAGTGTGCTCTCAAATACTATTCACTATAAAGAGTGTTTCGTCACAGGTTCGCACGGATGCGTACCGCGCCACCATGAGCTAGCAGTTCGACTCCTTGAAAAGGGGTTAGTGCGGGTGAAACCCCTTATCACACACCACTTTCCGCTCGTTGAGATTGATAAAGCGTTTGAGACCATGGAATCCAGAAAAGGAATGAAAATTATGATACACCCGCATCAGGAGGAGAAAGGGACATAATGCACGATTTTTCGCAGTTTATTCGAGATATACCCGATTTTCCAAAACCGGGTGTTTCATTTAAAGACATCACACCACTTTTAGGGAATCCAACTGTTTTTCATAAGGTCATTGATGAGTTCGCACTCCGTTATAAACTTGAAGCGATTGATGCTGTCGTTGGCATAGACGCACGCGGCTTTATTTTTGGCTCTGCCCTCGCTTACCGGCTCGGCACTGCCTTTGTCCCCATTCGGAAAAGCGGTAAATTACCCTTTGATAAATATGAAGTCACTTATGATCTTGAATACGGTAGTGATACGATCGCAATTCATCGAGATGCCTTCCCGAAAGATAGTAAAGTGCTGATATGCGACGATCTCTTAGCGACGGGTGGGACGCTTATGGCATCAGTGAGTCTCATCGAAAAACTACAAGGACACATCGTCGGTATTGCTATTTTGGTTGAATTGACCGAACTCAACGGCAGAGAGAGAGTTCCAAAGCACGATGTTTTTTCGCTCGTTAAATACTAAAAACGTATGCGCCTGTAGCTCAGGGGACAGAGCAGGGGCTTCCTAAGCCTCGTGTCGGGGGTTCGATTCCTCCCAGGCGCGTTTGTAACGGCTGATGGCTATCAGCTGTCGTTCGTTTGTGACGGGAAAGCCCTTCACAACTGCTAAATGTTTTACTGACCGCTGATGGCTGACAACTGACGGCTATTGGACTAACAACCATTCTAATGTCTTAGGAGTGAATTTGGATGTACAGATTTAGTGTCTGGAAAATTGTTTTAATCCTTGGGGTTTTGGTGTTTGCCGCGCTATACCTCATCCCGACTCCGGATGATTTCTACAATCCGTTGTACGGAAACCTACCGCTTTGGATGCAAGAAAAACTCCCACCCTTTGAAGTCAACGAAGATAATGCCTTTAAAGTGAACCTCGCAGAAGTCGAGTACCCCGAAGGAATCAACTTCCAGGATACAACCTTTGAACTGCAGGATGTCTTCCGGGTCCATCTCAGAAAGCTTGGGCTTGAGGAGACGCTTGACTATGAATTTGATACCACGGAAGCGCGCGAATTTTATGTCCGGATGCTCTCGGAGAAGGCACTTCAAAATCCAGGGGCGACGCTCGACAATCTTCACCTATACGGAAGCCTACCGGGAACCCTCCGGCGCCTCATACCCGATAGCC
This is a stretch of genomic DNA from Candidatus Poribacteria bacterium. It encodes these proteins:
- a CDS encoding adenine phosphoribosyltransferase, with translation MHDFSQFIRDIPDFPKPGVSFKDITPLLGNPTVFHKVIDEFALRYKLEAIDAVVGIDARGFIFGSALAYRLGTAFVPIRKSGKLPFDKYEVTYDLEYGSDTIAIHRDAFPKDSKVLICDDLLATGGTLMASVSLIEKLQGHIVGIAILVELTELNGRERVPKHDVFSLVKY
- a CDS encoding alcohol dehydrogenase catalytic domain-containing protein, with product MKAAILESLDNLSVREVPEPEIDDDAALMRVEAVSICGSDVRILHHGNPRVEPPTIIGHENSGVVVKTGKNVTRVKEGDRVSIGADVPCGQCRWCRDGLGNNCHINYAIGYQIPGAFAQYMKLPRLVLEEGPVTPFDASLSFDEAALAEPLACAINGLELINMSLGKTVVIIGLGPIGCMMIDLARVMGATKVIGVQRSKLRMEIAKFYEADAYIASEEEDVIERCKEETDGEGPDIVVTTCGSVEAHEQAVEMVAHRGYVNLFGGLPKTMRPMSVLSNTIHYKECFVTGSHGCVPRHHELAVRLLEKGLVRVKPLITHHFPLVEIDKAFETMESRKGMKIMIHPHQEEKGT